Proteins encoded together in one Bacteroidota bacterium window:
- a CDS encoding response regulator, translating to MESTSPKTKCIIVDDEPLAIKLIKSHVKKVDTLEIVAECRNALQAMDVLRKENIDLMFLDIHMPQISGLDFLKILSHPPKVILTTAYRQYALKGFDLDVVDYPLSRFHWKDS from the coding sequence ATGGAAAGTACCTCTCCGAAAACAAAATGCATAATCGTGGATGATGAGCCCCTGGCCATCAAACTGATAAAATCGCACGTCAAAAAAGTCGACACATTGGAAATCGTGGCCGAGTGCCGTAATGCTCTCCAGGCCATGGATGTCCTCAGAAAAGAAAACATTGACCTGATGTTTCTCGATATTCACATGCCCCAGATAAGCGGGCTGGATTTTCTCAAAATCCTCAGCCATCCTCCAAAGGTCATCCTCACCACGGCATACCGGCAGTATGCTCTTAAGGGCTTTGATCTCGACGTGGTGGATTATCCCCTAAGCCGATTTCATTGGAAAGATTCCTGA
- a CDS encoding pitrilysin family protein, translating into MYDATAADLQNTAAEWLTDGDYTLEVLPFPDVNASDKGVDRSTFPATEEPPLARFPEVQRIQLSNGLKVVLAEVHSIPLVVFSMLTDAGYAADAGDMAGLSRLTSDLMDEGTNKRTGSELSDELNILGARITTGASLDNSYVALSTLKQNLDPSCALFAEVILTPSFTASDFNRIQKLQINRIKRDKIVPSSIATRVYPKVLYGEEHPYGNPWNGCGFEETVAKVTLNDVRDFHKKWFLPNNSTLIVVGDITMDEILPRLEKLFGAWKKGQIPGKQVPAVAPGQKPAVYIVDKPEAPQSEVFAGFLAPSPKDNGTIAMDIMNKIFGSEAGARLFMNIREDKHWSYGAYSFFNDVAGQRPFMMWAPVQTDKTKETMQEILKEVKGIIGDKPVTQDEFSHASLQDCGNPCGRLKDHLNKSSTMDFRIIISANIPA; encoded by the coding sequence ATGTATGACGCCACTGCTGCTGACCTTCAGAATACGGCTGCGGAATGGCTCACCGACGGGGATTACACTCTGGAGGTTCTTCCGTTTCCTGATGTCAACGCCAGTGATAAAGGTGTTGACCGCTCAACATTTCCTGCAACGGAGGAGCCGCCACTGGCAAGATTTCCTGAAGTTCAGCGTATCCAACTCAGCAATGGTCTGAAGGTGGTTTTAGCAGAGGTTCATTCAATTCCCCTGGTGGTCTTTTCGATGCTCACCGATGCAGGCTATGCGGCTGATGCAGGCGACATGGCAGGTTTATCAAGGCTGACATCGGATCTGATGGACGAGGGGACAAATAAAAGAACAGGATCTGAGCTCAGCGATGAGCTGAATATCCTTGGTGCACGGATAACAACAGGGGCCTCACTGGATAATTCTTATGTTGCACTGTCGACATTAAAACAGAATCTTGACCCTTCATGTGCTTTATTTGCAGAGGTCATACTTACCCCGTCATTTACTGCAAGTGACTTTAACAGGATACAAAAGTTACAAATTAATAGAATTAAAAGAGATAAAATCGTTCCATCGAGCATAGCCACCCGGGTATACCCAAAGGTTTTGTACGGAGAAGAACACCCGTATGGAAATCCTTGGAATGGGTGCGGTTTTGAAGAGACAGTCGCGAAGGTCACCCTGAATGATGTCAGGGATTTTCATAAAAAATGGTTCCTGCCGAATAATTCAACACTCATCGTGGTAGGTGACATAACAATGGATGAAATATTGCCCAGGCTGGAGAAATTATTCGGTGCATGGAAAAAAGGCCAGATTCCGGGAAAGCAGGTACCAGCGGTAGCACCGGGGCAGAAGCCGGCGGTATATATTGTTGACAAGCCCGAAGCCCCACAGTCGGAAGTCTTTGCAGGCTTTCTGGCACCTTCACCGAAAGATAATGGTACTATCGCCATGGATATCATGAATAAGATATTTGGTTCAGAAGCCGGTGCGCGGTTATTTATGAATATACGTGAAGACAAACATTGGAGCTATGGAGCTTACTCATTCTTTAATGATGTGGCCGGACAACGGCCGTTTATGATGTGGGCGCCGGTGCAGACCGACAAAACAAAAGAAACCATGCAGGAGATACTCAAAGAGGTAAAGGGTATTATTGGTGATAAACCGGTGACACAGGATGAGTTCAGTCATGCCAGCTTGCAGGATTGTGGGAATCCATGTGGTCGATTGAAGGATCACTTGAACAAATCGTCAACTATGGATTTCCGGATAATTATTTCAGCAAATATCCCGGCATGA
- a CDS encoding DUF3795 domain-containing protein — MKYHHLGIPTDTPRPNEIYLEPFKMFVSGYDESPFHIEWIRFEAGSPLPEIVRTVPHVAFEVDHLEKALEGHEILISPNSPSKGIRVAFVLSDGAPVEFLETEGSEAQTASPEEILDALGPCGLYCSKCFAFQGGPIREYSQKLQEALGDFDKYAERFVKLLHEPIFLFYPYFKEMVSYFAKGHCKGCRMDTCQLYKACNVKSCAVARHVDFCFQCPEFPCKTTNFDEHLKKRWIDVQNRMKEEGPERYFLATKSGSRY, encoded by the coding sequence ATGAAGTACCATCACCTGGGTATTCCTACCGACACACCACGACCGAACGAAATTTACCTGGAGCCATTCAAAATGTTTGTATCGGGTTATGATGAAAGCCCATTTCACATTGAGTGGATACGTTTCGAGGCCGGCAGCCCTTTACCGGAGATTGTCAGGACTGTGCCTCATGTTGCCTTTGAGGTAGACCATCTTGAGAAGGCTCTTGAAGGGCATGAGATCCTTATATCTCCCAACAGTCCTTCCAAAGGCATCAGGGTTGCTTTCGTCCTGAGTGATGGCGCACCTGTCGAATTCCTGGAAACGGAGGGAAGTGAAGCTCAGACAGCAAGCCCTGAAGAGATTTTGGATGCCCTTGGTCCCTGTGGCCTGTATTGTTCAAAATGTTTTGCTTTTCAAGGGGGACCGATCAGAGAATACAGCCAAAAGCTGCAGGAAGCCCTGGGTGATTTTGATAAATATGCCGAACGGTTTGTAAAGTTATTGCATGAACCGATTTTCCTTTTCTATCCATATTTCAAGGAGATGGTGTCATATTTTGCCAAAGGGCACTGCAAAGGTTGCCGTATGGACACCTGCCAGTTATACAAGGCCTGTAATGTGAAAAGCTGTGCTGTAGCCAGGCATGTTGATTTCTGTTTTCAATGCCCGGAGTTCCCATGTAAAACGACCAATTTCGATGAACATTTGAAAAAACGCTGGATAGATGTTCAAAACAGAATGAAAGAAGAAGGGCCTGAGAGGTATTTTCTGGCAACAAAAAGTGGTTCGCGGTATTAA
- a CDS encoding amidophosphoribosyltransferase — MSGFFGSVSKEDCVYDVFYGTDYHSHLGTKLAGLAFFDQDKGFQNAIHSIENGYFRNKFEDHLKDFSGLGGIGVISDTDAQPLVVYSHLGKFAIATVSRIVNLTELEEKFLKKHRHFSENSQGVINPTELVAMLISEEQDFVSGIENVFASVKGSCSMLILTETGIIVARDKLGRTPIIIGRKEHAYAVASETSSFANLNFMTEKFIGPGEIIFITAEGCQTLKAAGEKMQICAFLWVYYGYPPSCYEGINVEDCRYRCGAALARKDDVDADFVTGIPDSGVGHAIGYSNERKMPYMRPYTKYTPTWPRSFMPQSQQMRDLVAKMKLIPNEALIKGKKGVFCDDSIVRGTQLKDNTRDLFDAGIAEVHMRIACPPLTYPCMFLNFSRARNTLELASRKSISQIEGTEDVDYNDYSDPQSERYHLMVDQIRQNLGLTSLKYQELSDLVAAIGLPKEKLCTHCWDGSSYY; from the coding sequence ATGAGCGGTTTTTTTGGCAGTGTTTCAAAAGAAGATTGTGTTTACGATGTTTTTTACGGGACCGATTACCATTCTCACTTAGGTACCAAGCTGGCCGGATTGGCATTTTTTGACCAGGATAAAGGTTTTCAGAATGCCATCCACAGCATTGAAAATGGTTATTTCAGGAATAAGTTCGAAGATCACCTGAAAGACTTTTCGGGATTAGGAGGTATAGGCGTGATAAGTGACACGGATGCCCAGCCTCTGGTCGTATATTCACATCTGGGGAAGTTTGCCATTGCTACCGTCAGTAGAATCGTCAACCTTACCGAACTTGAAGAAAAATTTCTGAAGAAGCACAGGCATTTTTCGGAAAACAGTCAGGGTGTCATCAATCCGACAGAGCTGGTGGCCATGCTTATAAGTGAGGAACAGGACTTTGTTTCGGGTATTGAAAATGTATTTGCATCTGTGAAAGGCTCATGCTCTATGCTGATACTTACGGAAACAGGTATTATTGTCGCCCGCGATAAGTTAGGGAGAACACCCATCATCATTGGCAGGAAAGAGCATGCATATGCTGTGGCATCAGAGACATCCTCTTTTGCCAATTTGAATTTCATGACTGAAAAGTTCATTGGTCCCGGTGAAATTATTTTCATAACCGCCGAGGGATGTCAGACGCTAAAGGCGGCCGGTGAAAAAATGCAGATATGCGCATTCCTATGGGTATATTATGGTTACCCGCCCAGTTGTTATGAAGGGATAAACGTTGAGGATTGCCGGTACCGTTGTGGTGCGGCGCTGGCACGCAAAGACGATGTGGATGCTGATTTTGTTACCGGTATCCCTGACAGTGGTGTTGGGCATGCCATTGGGTACAGTAATGAAAGAAAAATGCCTTATATGCGTCCTTATACCAAATATACCCCTACATGGCCACGCAGTTTTATGCCCCAAAGTCAGCAAATGCGTGATCTGGTAGCCAAAATGAAGCTGATACCGAATGAAGCTCTCATAAAGGGCAAAAAGGGTGTATTTTGCGACGATTCTATTGTGAGAGGAACCCAGCTAAAAGATAATACACGCGATTTATTTGATGCCGGTATTGCAGAAGTTCATATGCGTATTGCATGTCCACCTCTCACTTACCCTTGTATGTTTTTGAATTTTTCCCGTGCCAGAAACACCCTGGAACTGGCTTCACGTAAATCGATAAGCCAGATTGAAGGGACAGAGGATGTTGACTATAACGATTACAGTGATCCTCAATCTGAAAGATATCATCTGATGGTTGATCAGATCAGGCAAAACCTGGGACTCACCTCCCTGAAATATCAGGAACTCAGCGATTTGGTCGCTGCCATTGGCTTACCGAAGGAAAAGCTGTGCACCCATTGCTGGGATGGGTCAAGTTATTATTAA
- a CDS encoding carboxypeptidase regulatory-like domain-containing protein, producing MKKQILSSIVPACFLLLFIILNSFGTPHSSAVGIKEDYFKVMTTGTSNPSVSYHQSLLPPDSGYLGLTFSTWPGIPRPDSVRIIIEGYGIDTIVPCCSYGARLPCGGPFIRCKADGYVSVEIENVNIYFEQTVDLEVIFIEMPYPVISVYADPNHQPNIPYISWFKMQDCHQYQYDDGTADSVFAWPEEGNMAAVRFTPDSYPAQILGAEVNIYDGTWPPGDLFAPFQMALYDDDGTNGLPGTQLAITTIAPYEWGWTYADFSSENIFITEGDFYIVKIQGGNYPNCSPVTVDMSDPDGRSYIQEISTPGEWQPVGFGDFLIRAWQKNQDIDKNTPPGDIDKSGTDGDRHLCHYDIYRLKPGDEFYYENWVLINDLVLDEFYYDTGWISQDTGYYRYAVIASYSYNQSEPAMSNVIRNALSVTINVLTECNESPEGAQVLLENDDNNPAHVYEALAPENGIVVFSDVATGYYSLWVELAYFQPYSHDNIHIANDTSLSLTLHSTCLPPTIIPDPLYPGSFRIVFAGGGAVTLYSEDFEGGIIPPGWTQEFIDSTVYWTVQTGSPSGIPDQAHSGLFNAAFGGTSATTMLITPEFDLSHVFWPKLTFWHTQAGDTVQDELKVYYKNSDATPWKPLTSFSQQNISQWTQSVVTLPNPSEHYRIGFKGEINNGGLGICLDDVEIRADTTMNVSPPCLIGFNLYLNGTHLGFMTELTYTFTDLVVGEFYVIGVSAQYPTCESMIVEYPFTYYTCDYFTPPQNFGASAEGMEVNLTWSPPASPEPGIYEIAYDDGVPENAIAWYDPGAMTAVRFTPGGYPCEIRKYHMHIFDGSWPVGNNLQSFMIHVYDDDGANGYPGTDLGSMEVTPANYEWVEFDIDSLDVSIGSGDFYLAHEQLHTYPDCPPTAVDETSAGQGRSYDRAVGASWATGQYDLYMIRATVYGPFGGDHIVKSYVLPAKPSMSPNDEAVSLRPSVNTSTNNSSGTCRYLFDDGTVRFSLIGYDIFRNDVIINESIVTDTLYTDIVSPAGIYEYNLIAVYDMGVSCPFDTSLTFECGSEFPTPEGIYADNLNNGYIFVSWDPPSEENSQKLQQTHQKNTPASLNPINNGSIKSIATFTLIGYNLWKNQELLAFVSAPDTCYYDIVTESGNYAYYVSALYYSGESWWTGPATVYINGIGSVKGKVTDALTSLPVDGAQITLYPGGYTDICSPDGQYLVFNIPHGYYMMTVEKDGYYPATSNISIPYYNINRNITLTPNSIAFLPFYENWESFSYDDQNWSFAPYQGNWIIFPEEGNPFPSAGFVCDNTVSNYSFALVSPNILLNQPDDSITLGFDLNIINNRDGARGLNKLSVEVWNNIYWITVDEIDDSTGTNWITYNYDISDYITWPSLKIRFVTSGGGWGDYVSCLIDNITVRSEYLVQLYGYITDIQGEIIPYGEITVEGYEPVMSNSSGYYSVEVASGYYNVTAEAEGYYSDTIKGIDIRYGLHFDFILEKILSVPPVMNNTTLLIYPNPATSVVYFKLPPNSEKIIVYNIQGQIIYRLDTKGQLFIQTDLSGFEKGFYIVRCILDDGKVLTKKMILE from the coding sequence ATGAAAAAACAGATTCTTTCCTCAATCGTCCCGGCATGTTTTTTATTGCTTTTCATCATCCTGAACTCTTTTGGAACGCCGCACTCTTCAGCAGTGGGAATTAAAGAGGATTATTTTAAAGTGATGACAACAGGCACATCAAATCCCTCAGTTTCGTATCATCAATCTCTTTTACCACCTGACAGCGGATATCTTGGCTTGACCTTTTCTACTTGGCCTGGCATACCCCGTCCGGATTCGGTTAGGATCATTATTGAGGGATATGGCATTGATACTATCGTACCATGTTGTTCTTATGGTGCTCGATTGCCATGCGGTGGGCCATTTATCAGGTGCAAGGCAGATGGTTATGTTTCCGTGGAAATAGAAAATGTAAACATATATTTTGAACAAACTGTTGATTTAGAAGTTATTTTCATAGAAATGCCTTATCCTGTTATCAGTGTATATGCCGATCCAAATCATCAGCCAAACATACCTTACATCAGTTGGTTTAAAATGCAGGACTGCCATCAATATCAATATGATGATGGCACAGCCGATAGTGTATTTGCATGGCCGGAAGAAGGCAATATGGCAGCAGTAAGGTTCACCCCCGACAGCTATCCGGCGCAAATCCTGGGTGCCGAAGTCAATATTTACGACGGAACCTGGCCTCCCGGTGACCTCTTTGCACCTTTTCAGATGGCACTTTATGATGATGACGGTACGAATGGTCTTCCCGGTACACAGTTGGCCATTACAACGATCGCACCCTACGAGTGGGGTTGGACCTATGCTGACTTCTCATCAGAAAACATCTTCATCACCGAGGGTGACTTTTATATTGTGAAAATTCAGGGTGGTAATTATCCCAACTGTTCCCCGGTGACCGTTGACATGTCGGATCCTGATGGCAGAAGCTATATTCAGGAAATTTCTACTCCGGGAGAATGGCAGCCTGTCGGCTTCGGTGATTTTTTAATTCGTGCATGGCAGAAAAATCAGGACATTGATAAAAATACTCCCCCAGGTGACATTGACAAATCAGGAACCGATGGTGACAGGCATTTATGCCATTATGATATTTATCGCCTTAAACCAGGAGATGAGTTTTATTACGAAAATTGGGTATTAATAAATGATCTTGTCCTGGATGAATTTTATTATGATACCGGTTGGATCAGCCAGGATACTGGATATTACAGGTACGCGGTGATAGCGTCATATTCTTATAATCAGTCCGAACCTGCGATGTCAAATGTGATTCGGAACGCGTTAAGCGTAACCATAAATGTCTTAACCGAATGCAATGAGTCACCCGAAGGAGCTCAAGTGCTCCTGGAAAATGATGACAATAATCCGGCTCATGTATATGAGGCATTAGCTCCCGAAAATGGTATTGTCGTCTTTAGTGATGTTGCTACCGGGTATTATTCACTTTGGGTCGAACTCGCTTATTTTCAACCGTATAGTCATGATAATATCCATATTGCAAACGACACTTCCTTAAGTTTAACATTACATAGTACCTGTTTACCCCCAACTATTATCCCGGATCCTTTGTATCCCGGATCCTTTAGAATCGTTTTCGCCGGCGGTGGTGCAGTAACCCTATATTCCGAAGACTTTGAAGGCGGAATCATACCACCTGGCTGGACACAGGAATTCATCGACAGTACAGTATACTGGACAGTTCAAACAGGCAGTCCTTCCGGGATACCCGACCAGGCACATTCGGGCTTATTCAATGCAGCCTTTGGCGGCACAAGTGCGACAACTATGCTCATTACACCTGAGTTTGACCTTAGCCATGTTTTTTGGCCTAAATTGACTTTCTGGCATACGCAAGCCGGAGACACGGTTCAGGATGAGCTTAAAGTCTATTACAAAAACTCTGACGCCACTCCATGGAAACCATTAACTTCTTTTTCTCAACAAAATATTTCCCAGTGGACACAAAGTGTGGTGACCCTTCCAAATCCATCAGAGCATTATAGAATCGGATTTAAAGGTGAGATTAACAATGGAGGTCTGGGTATTTGCCTCGATGATGTTGAAATACGCGCTGATACAACAATGAATGTTTCCCCACCGTGCCTCATTGGTTTTAATCTTTATCTTAATGGCACACATTTGGGATTTATGACGGAGTTGACATATACTTTCACTGATCTGGTTGTTGGCGAATTTTATGTTATTGGAGTTAGTGCACAATATCCAACATGTGAGTCAATGATCGTCGAATATCCATTTACCTATTATACGTGTGATTATTTTACTCCTCCGCAAAATTTTGGAGCATCAGCCGAAGGCATGGAGGTAAACTTAACCTGGAGCCCTCCTGCAAGTCCAGAACCCGGTATTTATGAAATTGCTTACGATGATGGCGTCCCTGAAAATGCCATAGCCTGGTACGATCCAGGTGCAATGACCGCCGTGAGGTTCACACCTGGAGGATATCCCTGTGAAATCCGCAAGTACCATATGCACATCTTTGATGGGTCATGGCCTGTAGGGAATAATTTACAGTCATTCATGATCCACGTCTATGACGATGATGGTGCAAATGGTTACCCCGGAACAGATCTGGGATCAATGGAAGTGACTCCTGCCAATTACGAATGGGTTGAATTTGATATCGACAGCCTGGATGTGTCAATAGGAAGTGGAGACTTTTACCTGGCACATGAACAATTACATACCTACCCGGATTGTCCTCCTACAGCTGTCGACGAAACATCAGCAGGACAGGGTCGAAGCTATGACCGCGCCGTGGGAGCCAGCTGGGCAACAGGACAGTACGACCTGTATATGATCCGAGCTACAGTTTATGGGCCTTTTGGGGGAGATCATATAGTAAAGTCCTATGTTCTCCCTGCTAAACCCTCTATGTCACCAAATGATGAAGCTGTTTCATTAAGACCATCCGTCAACACAAGCACTAATAATTCCAGCGGAACCTGCCGGTATCTGTTTGATGACGGTACGGTACGTTTCAGCCTCATAGGATATGATATCTTTAGAAATGATGTAATAATTAATGAATCCATTGTCACTGACACTCTATATACGGATATTGTATCCCCCGCAGGCATCTATGAATATAATCTGATCGCAGTGTATGACATGGGTGTAAGCTGTCCCTTTGATACGTCATTGACATTTGAATGCGGAAGCGAATTCCCTACACCGGAGGGAATTTACGCCGACAATCTCAATAATGGTTATATTTTCGTTAGTTGGGACCCACCATCCGAAGAAAATTCACAAAAATTACAGCAAACTCATCAGAAAAACACGCCTGCTTCTTTGAATCCCATAAACAATGGCTCAATTAAATCAATTGCCACGTTTACTCTCATTGGGTATAATCTTTGGAAAAATCAGGAGTTACTGGCCTTTGTATCTGCGCCGGATACCTGCTATTATGATATAGTCACTGAATCAGGTAACTATGCGTATTACGTTTCGGCCCTATATTATTCAGGAGAGTCATGGTGGACTGGTCCTGCAACTGTTTATATAAATGGAATAGGTAGTGTTAAAGGAAAGGTTACTGATGCTCTTACTTCTTTGCCCGTCGATGGTGCACAGATTACACTTTACCCTGGGGGGTATACAGATATCTGTTCTCCGGATGGTCAGTATTTAGTCTTTAATATCCCCCATGGGTATTATATGATGACAGTAGAGAAAGATGGATATTATCCGGCGACATCAAATATTTCCATTCCCTATTATAATATTAACCGCAACATAACACTTACGCCAAACTCCATTGCTTTTTTACCATTCTATGAAAATTGGGAGTCCTTTTCGTATGATGATCAAAATTGGTCTTTTGCACCGTACCAGGGTAACTGGATCATTTTCCCGGAAGAAGGAAACCCATTTCCTTCAGCAGGATTCGTATGTGATAATACGGTGTCAAATTACTCCTTTGCTTTGGTGAGTCCCAATATTTTACTTAATCAGCCTGATGATAGTATCACCCTTGGATTTGACCTGAACATCATCAACAATAGGGATGGTGCCAGGGGCTTAAATAAATTATCTGTTGAAGTATGGAACAACATCTATTGGATTACTGTAGATGAAATCGATGATTCTACCGGAACAAACTGGATAACTTATAATTACGACATCAGCGACTATATTACCTGGCCTTCATTGAAAATCCGGTTTGTAACCAGTGGCGGAGGGTGGGGCGATTATGTTTCATGTCTAATTGATAATATCACGGTCCGTTCAGAATATTTAGTTCAACTTTATGGTTATATAACTGATATACAAGGAGAAATAATTCCATATGGAGAAATTACTGTTGAGGGTTATGAGCCGGTTATGTCCAATTCCTCAGGTTATTATTCTGTTGAGGTCGCATCAGGCTATTATAACGTAACCGCTGAAGCAGAAGGATATTATTCAGATACTATCAAAGGAATAGATATCCGTTATGGTTTGCATTTTGATTTTATTCTTGAAAAGATCCTTTCAGTTCCTCCAGTGATGAATAATACAACTTTATTAATCTATCCCAATCCTGCTACATCCGTCGTTTACTTCAAACTCCCGCCAAACAGTGAAAAGATTATCGTATACAATATCCAGGGGCAAATAATTTACAGGTTAGATACTAAAGGCCAATTATTTATTCAAACCGACCTTTCCGGTTTTGAGAAAGGATTCTATATCGTTCGCTGTATTCTTGATGATGGGAAAGTCTTGACAAAGAAAATGATACTTGAATAA
- a CDS encoding LytTR family DNA-binding domain-containing protein: protein MEKPSGNIAVSRQTPAEEPFIYIRDNKKVFKVYLKDISYIEGYGEYIKIHAEDKTYLTRKTMHEFEKNYPMINF, encoded by the coding sequence ATGGAAAAACCTTCAGGTAACATCGCAGTATCCCGCCAAACTCCTGCCGAAGAACCATTTATTTATATCCGGGATAATAAAAAAGTCTTCAAAGTATATTTGAAAGATATCTCATATATTGAAGGCTATGGTGAATACATTAAAATCCATGCGGAGGATAAAACTTATCTGACAAGAAAAACCATGCACGAGTTTGAAAAAAATTACCCTATGATCAATTTTTAA